The following coding sequences lie in one Silvibacterium dinghuense genomic window:
- a CDS encoding methyl-accepting chemotaxis protein, which translates to MQWFRNLRAFPKLMLSFGLVIVLNAMTGMLALSRLSDANQRVSIAYTRDLDAISQVDNVTAAKLGMARLTRDALIFIKDRKRVADDARAFDELATQTSQSLAKLDADFRGEDGSAQIAEMARLLPGYVELCRLVLTRAQAGDQAGGTAALDAVQGVAKTLNADSAAASRAKQQRAQRVAAESEATYRNTRDVLWTAIVLCMLTGVGLSVWIGRLFSVPLGRTVELLKEVARGDLTQSLAAESQDETGAMARELNAALQSLRATLTSVADAASGLNTASRELAASADAIASGAQTQAASLEETSASLEEITATVRQTADQAREANQLSATSGGTAESGQKVVQEAVAAMNEIHAASAKIASIIASIDEISFQTNLLAVNAAVEAARAGEQGRGFAVVATEVRSLAVRSADAAKEIRRLIGDTVHKVERGAELVNGSGETLQQIVTSVKRVCGIVSEMSVACSEQSVGVEQVSTAMTQMDQVMQANSSQTEELAATAATLSDHSSSLLELVSRFRIDADAPPRLSMPARSGPERSGALHLRPSLG; encoded by the coding sequence ATGCAATGGTTCCGCAATTTACGTGCTTTTCCCAAGCTGATGCTGAGCTTTGGGCTGGTGATTGTCCTGAACGCGATGACCGGGATGCTGGCGCTCAGCCGCCTCAGTGACGCGAATCAGCGTGTCTCGATCGCCTATACGCGCGATCTGGACGCGATCTCCCAGGTGGACAACGTGACGGCGGCCAAGCTGGGCATGGCGCGCCTGACGCGCGATGCGCTGATCTTTATCAAGGACAGGAAGCGCGTAGCTGACGATGCCCGGGCTTTCGACGAGCTGGCCACGCAGACCAGCCAGAGCCTGGCCAAGCTGGACGCGGACTTCAGGGGAGAGGATGGTTCGGCGCAGATTGCCGAGATGGCGAGGCTGTTGCCTGGGTATGTCGAGCTCTGCCGCCTGGTGCTGACGCGGGCGCAGGCCGGAGACCAGGCAGGCGGAACGGCGGCGCTCGATGCGGTGCAGGGAGTGGCGAAGACGCTCAATGCGGATTCGGCGGCGGCATCGCGGGCCAAGCAGCAGCGCGCACAGCGGGTTGCTGCGGAGAGTGAAGCCACCTATCGCAATACGCGTGACGTACTGTGGACGGCGATTGTGCTGTGCATGCTGACCGGAGTGGGGCTGAGCGTCTGGATTGGGCGGCTGTTCTCCGTGCCGCTGGGACGGACAGTGGAATTGCTCAAGGAGGTGGCGCGCGGCGACCTGACGCAGAGCCTCGCGGCGGAGAGCCAGGACGAGACGGGAGCAATGGCCCGGGAGCTGAACGCGGCGCTGCAAAGCCTGCGCGCCACGCTGACCAGTGTCGCAGATGCGGCCTCGGGACTGAATACAGCCTCGCGGGAGCTGGCTGCCTCGGCCGATGCCATTGCATCCGGAGCACAGACGCAGGCGGCGAGCCTGGAGGAGACCTCGGCGAGCCTCGAAGAGATCACGGCGACGGTGCGGCAGACCGCAGACCAGGCGCGGGAAGCGAATCAGCTCTCGGCTACCTCCGGTGGTACGGCGGAGTCTGGGCAGAAGGTAGTCCAGGAGGCCGTGGCGGCGATGAACGAGATTCATGCGGCCTCGGCGAAGATTGCCAGCATCATTGCCTCGATTGACGAGATTTCCTTCCAGACCAACCTGCTGGCGGTGAATGCGGCGGTCGAGGCGGCGCGTGCCGGCGAGCAGGGCCGGGGCTTTGCTGTCGTGGCGACCGAGGTGCGGAGCCTCGCGGTGCGCAGCGCCGATGCGGCCAAGGAGATTCGGCGGCTGATTGGAGACACGGTGCACAAGGTGGAGCGGGGCGCGGAGCTGGTGAACGGCTCGGGCGAGACGCTGCAGCAGATTGTCACCTCGGTGAAGCGGGTGTGCGGCATTGTGAGCGAGATGTCCGTGGCCTGCTCGGAGCAGAGCGTGGGCGTGGAGCAGGTGAGCACCGCCATGACGCAGATGGACCAGGTGATGCAGGCCAATTCCTCGCAGACCGAAGAGCTGGCCGCGACAGCCGCGACACTCTCCGACCACTCCTCGAGCCTGCTTGAGCTGGTAAGCCGCTTTCGCATCGACGCAGACGCGCCTCCCCGGCTATCCATGCCGGCCAGGAGCGGACCGGAGCGCAGCGGCGCACTGCATCTACGGCCCTCGCTGGGCTGA
- the coaD gene encoding pantetheine-phosphate adenylyltransferase has protein sequence MNTVKAIYPGSFDPVTNGHLDLIARGSKIFDHLVVAILRNSHKNPLFTVSERVEMLTEAVAGFGNVSVATFDGLLVDFARQEQAHAVLRGIRAISDYEYELQMALMNRRLSPELETIFLMPDAKYSFVSSRLVKEVFELGGSVDGLVPEFVIERLKQHVPGDERR, from the coding sequence GTGAATACTGTTAAGGCTATCTATCCGGGCAGCTTTGATCCGGTGACGAACGGGCATCTGGACCTGATTGCGCGGGGATCGAAGATCTTCGATCATCTCGTGGTTGCCATCCTGAGGAACTCGCACAAGAACCCGCTGTTCACCGTCTCCGAGCGTGTCGAGATGCTCACCGAGGCAGTGGCCGGCTTCGGCAACGTGTCAGTAGCCACTTTCGACGGGCTGCTGGTGGATTTTGCCCGGCAGGAGCAGGCGCACGCGGTTTTGCGCGGCATCCGCGCGATCAGCGACTACGAATACGAGCTGCAGATGGCCCTGATGAACCGCCGCCTCTCGCCGGAGCTGGAGACGATCTTCCTGATGCCGGATGCGAAGTACTCCTTCGTGAGTTCGCGGCTGGTAAAGGAAGTCTTCGAGCTGGGCGGATCGGTGGACGGCCTGGTGCCGGAGTTCGTCATCGAGCGGCTGAAGCAGCACGTGCCCGGCGACGAGCGCCGCTGA
- a CDS encoding type II toxin-antitoxin system VapC family toxin, with product MIRVYWDTMLFAYMLEAHPEYGPRMREVYGVLARRGARICTSIFTVGEVLTYPKKLQDEGRVRMLMRYFEDSGDVEVLPFSMRTAKSYAAIRAVHRVLPADAVHLASAAELEVDMFMTNDRKLQGLQVEGIKFITGMDGRLL from the coding sequence GTGATCCGGGTCTATTGGGACACGATGCTGTTTGCCTACATGCTTGAAGCCCATCCGGAATATGGGCCGAGGATGCGTGAGGTGTATGGGGTCCTGGCCCGCCGAGGCGCAAGGATCTGCACCAGCATTTTTACCGTGGGAGAAGTGCTGACCTATCCGAAGAAGCTGCAGGATGAGGGCAGGGTGCGGATGCTGATGCGATATTTCGAGGACAGCGGGGACGTGGAAGTGCTCCCTTTCTCAATGCGCACGGCGAAAAGTTATGCTGCCATTCGTGCTGTGCACCGGGTTCTACCTGCAGATGCGGTTCATCTGGCCAGCGCCGCTGAATTGGAGGTAGACATGTTCATGACCAACGACCGGAAGCTGCAGGGCCTGCAGGTGGAAGGGATTAAATTCATCACCGGGATGGATGGCAGGCTGCTTTGA
- the recA gene encoding recombinase RecA, translating to MADDRSRAIDLALSQIEKQFGKGSIMRLGSKEAVVPISTISTGSISFDAALGVGGVPRGRVIEIFGPESSGKTTITLQIIAEAQKLGGMAAFVDAEHALDPVYAKKLGVDVDNLLVSQPDYGEQALEITEALVRSGAIDVLVVDSVAALVPKAELDGEMGDSHVGLQARLMSQALRKLTGTVSKSRTCLIFINQIREKIGVMFGNPETTTGGRALKFYSSVRVDIRRIAAVKEGDVVVGSRTKVKIVKNKVAAPFREAEFDILYGEGISREGDVLDLAVNNNIVEKSGAWYSYSGERIGQGRENVRNFLKENKDTFGRIDTQLRQKLGIVTPGAAPEVPAVPVNGAAAAQEAVRPAARRQ from the coding sequence GTGGCAGATGACCGTTCCCGCGCTATAGACCTGGCGCTTTCGCAGATCGAAAAACAGTTTGGCAAGGGCTCCATCATGCGCCTGGGCAGCAAAGAGGCGGTGGTGCCGATTTCGACGATCTCGACCGGGTCGATCTCCTTTGACGCCGCGCTCGGCGTGGGCGGTGTGCCCCGCGGTCGCGTGATCGAGATCTTCGGGCCGGAATCCTCGGGTAAGACGACGATTACGCTGCAGATCATCGCCGAGGCCCAGAAACTGGGCGGCATGGCGGCCTTCGTCGATGCCGAGCACGCGCTCGATCCGGTCTACGCGAAGAAGCTGGGCGTGGACGTGGACAACCTGCTGGTCTCGCAGCCGGACTACGGCGAGCAGGCGCTCGAAATCACCGAGGCGCTGGTGCGCTCGGGTGCGATCGACGTGCTGGTGGTCGACTCGGTGGCGGCGTTGGTGCCCAAGGCGGAACTCGATGGCGAGATGGGCGATTCGCATGTCGGCCTGCAGGCCCGCCTGATGTCGCAGGCGCTGCGTAAGTTGACCGGAACCGTATCGAAATCAAGGACTTGCCTGATCTTTATTAACCAGATCCGCGAAAAGATCGGCGTGATGTTTGGTAATCCCGAGACCACGACCGGCGGCCGCGCGCTGAAGTTCTACTCCTCGGTGCGCGTCGATATCCGGCGCATCGCGGCGGTGAAGGAGGGCGACGTGGTGGTGGGTTCGCGCACCAAGGTCAAGATCGTGAAGAACAAGGTCGCCGCACCCTTCCGCGAGGCCGAGTTCGACATCCTGTACGGAGAAGGCATCTCGCGCGAAGGCGACGTGCTCGATCTCGCGGTGAACAACAACATTGTCGAGAAGTCGGGCGCCTGGTACAGCTACAGCGGCGAGCGCATCGGCCAGGGACGCGAGAACGTGCGCAACTTTCTCAAGGAAAACAAGGATACCTTCGGCCGCATCGACACGCAGCTTCGCCAGAAGCTGGGCATCGTGACGCCGGGTGCAGCACCCGAGGTGCCGGCGGTGCCGGTGAATGGTGCCGCTGCAGCGCAGGAAGCAGTGAGGCCGGCGGCGCGTCGGCAGTAG
- a CDS encoding Pr6Pr family membrane protein: MTDQRIASPASGFVAASIAAAALAGLGVQSAVLFAGNHSAGLTLWILLRYFTILTNVLVVVVFGLAAGGLRKPSLLAGTVLSIALVGVVYGLLLHGLVELSGGSAVANALLHDVTPAGSVIWWLALAPKGGLRWRDPLLWALFPLGYLGYALVRGAWEGLYAYPFLDVPALGWLRVAGNAAGLAVCFLACGYLMVWGARSRAGVSGARL, translated from the coding sequence TTGACTGACCAGAGGATTGCATCTCCGGCATCGGGGTTCGTCGCGGCCTCGATCGCGGCCGCCGCGCTGGCGGGGCTTGGCGTGCAGAGTGCGGTGCTCTTTGCCGGGAATCACTCGGCCGGGCTGACGCTCTGGATTCTGCTGCGCTACTTCACCATTCTCACGAACGTGCTGGTTGTGGTTGTATTTGGACTGGCTGCGGGAGGTCTTCGGAAACCTTCTCTGCTCGCCGGTACGGTGCTGTCGATCGCACTGGTGGGCGTAGTCTACGGGTTGCTGCTGCACGGGCTGGTGGAGCTTTCGGGCGGATCGGCGGTGGCCAATGCGCTGCTGCACGATGTGACTCCGGCCGGATCTGTGATCTGGTGGCTGGCGCTCGCGCCGAAGGGCGGCCTGCGGTGGCGTGATCCTCTGCTGTGGGCCCTGTTTCCGCTGGGCTACCTTGGTTATGCCCTGGTACGCGGCGCCTGGGAGGGTCTGTATGCCTATCCCTTCCTCGATGTGCCGGCGCTGGGGTGGTTGCGCGTGGCGGGAAACGCGGCGGGGCTTGCCGTATGCTTTCTGGCCTGCGGATACCTGATGGTCTGGGGTGCGCGCTCCAGAGCCGGGGTTTCAGGGGCCCGGCTTTAG
- a CDS encoding glycosyl hydrolase family 79 C-terminal domain-containing protein: MSKILRSVLAIGLVFSSRIPASWASDNNPPTEPSHVTATVKIDPNARKQSIAPSFLGLSMVLSETKYAVGTSTASNPYFKRLLQNFLVYGNGPLELRELNDKAFTASTTSDDLPALSNLYKEMQALGQGVRYFVGVDFSGNFDAHGNESGMAATEAETIFRSLPQGSLLSYEIGNEPDLYNQSGLRTGYTYPQFKREYEKTAAAIEAKKTGVPMAAPVFSGYPGGFMKNLDDFISSESAHLGMLDLHNYGGSHCNGRVNPEDYLLSDDAVNMPGSPIRPTPANVSGYIRALNRAGRSNFRIGEMNSIACGGQDGVSNTFQSALWFLDEAMSFASAGVSGINLFTIESSNAYYTPFRFSHTGSFPSPQYAIAQINPIYYGVLTTAEMLQSRAALIPVTLSTSRRIKAYATVDEQGVVRVLLINKEEGRSGDGSVALHLAEHRDAVISALRATNDDYRVSDYTHYTADDRITLAGQTFKVAGGAQDGILHGAPEHTTVHPRDGVYLVSLPHSSAAIVEIR, encoded by the coding sequence GTGTCCAAAATCCTGCGTTCTGTTCTTGCCATAGGGCTCGTTTTCTCCAGCCGCATCCCCGCTTCCTGGGCCAGCGACAACAACCCGCCAACCGAACCCTCCCATGTTACGGCTACGGTCAAGATCGATCCGAACGCCAGGAAGCAGTCCATCGCGCCGTCCTTCCTGGGCTTGTCCATGGTCCTGAGCGAAACGAAATACGCGGTGGGAACCAGCACTGCGTCCAATCCCTATTTCAAGCGGCTTCTCCAGAACTTCCTGGTATACGGCAACGGCCCGCTTGAGCTCAGAGAACTGAACGACAAGGCATTCACCGCCAGCACGACCTCGGACGATCTTCCGGCGCTGTCGAATCTCTACAAAGAAATGCAGGCCTTAGGACAGGGTGTGAGGTATTTCGTGGGGGTGGACTTCTCGGGAAACTTCGACGCGCATGGCAACGAGAGCGGCATGGCCGCCACGGAGGCGGAGACCATCTTCCGCAGCCTGCCGCAGGGCAGTCTATTGAGCTATGAAATCGGAAACGAGCCCGATCTCTACAATCAGAGCGGTTTGCGTACCGGCTACACCTACCCGCAGTTCAAACGCGAATACGAGAAGACCGCCGCAGCGATCGAAGCCAAAAAGACAGGCGTTCCAATGGCCGCGCCCGTTTTCTCCGGCTATCCCGGGGGTTTCATGAAGAATCTGGACGACTTCATTTCCTCTGAGAGCGCGCATCTGGGCATGCTCGATTTGCATAACTACGGAGGAAGTCACTGCAACGGCAGGGTAAACCCCGAAGACTACCTGCTGTCGGACGATGCGGTAAACATGCCCGGCTCCCCTATCCGCCCGACCCCGGCTAACGTCTCCGGTTATATTCGCGCGCTCAACCGCGCCGGACGCAGCAACTTTCGGATTGGAGAGATGAACTCGATCGCATGCGGAGGGCAGGACGGCGTCAGCAATACCTTCCAGTCCGCGCTCTGGTTCCTGGATGAAGCGATGAGCTTTGCCAGCGCAGGCGTGAGCGGGATCAACCTCTTCACCATTGAATCCTCCAACGCTTACTACACCCCGTTCCGGTTCTCCCACACCGGCAGCTTCCCCTCGCCACAATATGCCATCGCGCAGATCAACCCGATTTACTATGGCGTGCTGACCACCGCGGAGATGCTGCAATCCAGAGCAGCCCTCATCCCCGTAACGCTCTCCACCTCACGGAGGATCAAGGCGTATGCGACCGTGGACGAGCAAGGCGTGGTGCGTGTTCTGCTGATCAACAAGGAAGAGGGCAGGTCTGGCGATGGAAGTGTGGCGCTGCATCTCGCGGAGCATCGCGACGCTGTGATTTCAGCGCTGCGCGCGACGAATGACGATTACCGCGTCAGCGATTACACCCACTACACCGCCGACGACAGGATCACGCTGGCCGGACAGACCTTCAAGGTCGCCGGCGGAGCCCAGGACGGCATCCTGCATGGAGCTCCGGAACACACGACCGTGCATCCCAGGGACGGTGTGTATCTTGTCTCCCTGCCGCATTCGAGCGCGGCCATCGTGGAGATCCGCTAA
- a CDS encoding glutathione peroxidase — MSAGAAFGVARSIYDFKLTTLEGEPASLHAYKGKVVLLVNVASKCGFTPQYAALESLYKKYQSQGLVIVGVPANNFASQEPGTAVEIRSFCTRTYGVTFPMMSKVSVKGDDEAPLYRFLTDKSTDPQFAGDIQWNFTKFLFDRGGKPVARFEPAVKPDAPEVTSAIEAALKQ, encoded by the coding sequence ATGAGCGCGGGCGCCGCGTTCGGTGTCGCTCGCAGCATCTATGACTTCAAACTGACGACGCTCGAAGGCGAGCCGGCCAGCCTGCATGCCTACAAGGGCAAGGTGGTGCTGCTGGTGAACGTGGCCAGCAAATGCGGTTTTACGCCGCAGTATGCGGCGCTCGAGTCACTCTACAAGAAATACCAGTCGCAGGGACTGGTGATCGTGGGCGTGCCGGCGAATAATTTCGCCAGCCAGGAGCCGGGTACGGCGGTCGAGATCCGCAGCTTCTGCACGCGCACCTATGGCGTCACGTTTCCGATGATGTCCAAGGTCTCGGTGAAAGGCGACGACGAGGCTCCTCTCTATCGCTTCCTTACCGATAAGAGCACCGATCCGCAGTTCGCAGGCGATATCCAGTGGAACTTCACCAAGTTTCTCTTCGACCGCGGCGGTAAGCCGGTGGCGCGTTTTGAGCCGGCGGTGAAGCCGGATGCGCCCGAAGTGACCTCGGCCATCGAAGCGGCACTGAAGCAGTAG
- a CDS encoding HAD-IA family hydrolase — MKIQVRGILFDMDGILVSSLGSVERSWAKWGEMRGVDGATAIKTAHGQRAIDTIKMLRPDLDAQKELDVVEEIEIADKDDIKILPGVKALLAALPKDRWTIATSATKKLAKARLGYAGITPPEQFISADMVTHGKPNPEPYQRGAAVLGFAPEECLVIEDAPAGAKAGHAAGCKVMATMFSHSVEQLEYANWIVTSLEDVKVQVLEDGLELEFEPVPRTVAEAAVKA, encoded by the coding sequence ATGAAGATTCAAGTACGCGGCATTCTCTTCGATATGGATGGCATCCTGGTGAGCTCGCTCGGCTCGGTGGAGCGGAGCTGGGCCAAGTGGGGTGAGATGCGCGGGGTGGACGGCGCGACGGCGATCAAAACGGCGCATGGGCAGCGGGCGATCGACACGATCAAAATGCTGCGGCCAGACCTCGATGCTCAGAAAGAACTCGACGTGGTCGAAGAGATCGAGATTGCGGACAAGGACGATATAAAGATTCTGCCGGGCGTGAAGGCGCTGCTGGCAGCGTTGCCGAAGGATCGCTGGACGATCGCGACCTCGGCGACGAAAAAGCTGGCGAAGGCGCGGCTGGGTTATGCCGGCATCACGCCTCCGGAGCAGTTCATCTCCGCCGATATGGTGACACACGGCAAGCCGAATCCGGAGCCCTACCAGCGCGGTGCGGCGGTGCTTGGCTTCGCGCCGGAAGAGTGCCTGGTGATCGAAGATGCGCCGGCAGGCGCGAAGGCAGGCCATGCCGCTGGATGCAAGGTGATGGCGACGATGTTTTCCCACTCGGTCGAGCAGCTGGAGTATGCGAACTGGATCGTGACCTCACTCGAGGATGTGAAGGTCCAGGTGCTCGAGGACGGTCTTGAGCTGGAGTTTGAGCCCGTTCCACGTACGGTTGCCGAAGCCGCGGTTAAGGCGTAG
- a CDS encoding GDP-L-fucose synthase family protein: protein MEKTAKIFIAGHRGLVGSAIRRGLEEHGYTNLLLRTRAELDLTDKAAVRTFFEQERPEYVFLAAAKVGGIVANDTYPADFIRENLEIQTNVIDAAYRSGVKRLLFLGSSCIYPKLCPQPIKEEYLLTGPLEPTNRAYALAKIAGIEMCWAYNRQYGTQFLAAMPTNLYGPNDNFDLKNSHVLPALIRKAAEAKAAGEANITVWGTGTPRRELLYSDDLAEACLYLMSLPDAEFGKLLTTGEPPLINIGTGEDLTIRELAELVCKVVGFAGELIFDTTRPDGTPRKLMDVSRIHALGWQAKTPLEDGIRRVYESVKDLFLAPA from the coding sequence GTGGAGAAGACAGCGAAAATCTTTATCGCGGGCCATCGTGGGCTGGTAGGCAGCGCGATCCGGCGCGGGCTCGAAGAGCATGGGTATACCAACCTGTTGCTGCGTACGCGCGCGGAACTGGACCTGACAGATAAGGCTGCGGTGCGGACGTTCTTCGAACAGGAGCGGCCGGAATATGTTTTTCTTGCAGCGGCGAAGGTCGGCGGCATCGTGGCCAATGACACCTATCCGGCAGACTTTATCCGCGAAAACCTCGAAATACAGACCAATGTCATCGACGCGGCGTATCGCAGCGGCGTGAAGCGGCTGTTGTTTCTCGGCTCAAGCTGTATTTATCCGAAGCTCTGCCCGCAGCCGATCAAGGAAGAGTATCTGCTGACCGGGCCGCTCGAGCCGACCAACCGCGCCTATGCGCTGGCGAAGATCGCGGGCATCGAGATGTGCTGGGCTTACAACCGGCAATATGGCACGCAGTTTCTGGCAGCGATGCCGACCAATCTTTACGGGCCGAACGATAACTTCGATCTGAAAAATTCGCATGTGCTGCCAGCTCTGATCCGCAAGGCTGCAGAAGCCAAGGCTGCGGGCGAGGCGAACATCACGGTGTGGGGCACGGGCACACCGCGGCGCGAGCTGCTCTACTCGGACGATCTGGCCGAAGCCTGCCTCTATCTGATGAGTCTGCCGGATGCGGAGTTCGGCAAGCTGCTGACCACCGGCGAGCCGCCGCTGATCAACATCGGCACAGGCGAAGACCTGACCATCCGCGAGCTGGCGGAACTGGTGTGCAAGGTGGTGGGCTTCGCGGGCGAGCTGATCTTCGATACCACGCGGCCCGATGGCACGCCGCGCAAGCTGATGGACGTGAGCCGCATCCACGCGCTGGGCTGGCAGGCGAAGACGCCGCTCGAAGACGGCATCCGGCGCGTGTATGAGAGTGTGAAGGATCTGTTCCTCGCACCCGCGTAG
- the gmd gene encoding GDP-mannose 4,6-dehydratase has product MKKALITGITGQDGAYLAELLLKKGYEVHGIKRRSSLFNTNRIDHLYEDPHIQGRHLILHYGDLTDASSLIHIVQKVQPDEIYNLAAQSHVKVSFEQPEYTANADAIGPLRLLEAIRILGLEKTTRFYQASTSELYGLVQEIPQKETTPFYPRSPYAVAKLYAYWITVNYREAYGIYACNGILFNHESPLRGETFVTRKITRALSRIKAGLQETLWIGNLDAMRDWGHARDYIEMQWLMLQQQKPKDYVIATGEQHSVRDFIHLTAELLEMPLRWDGSGVDERAYDDKGRLVVAVDPRYFRPTEVETLLGDPSKARRELGWVPKISFHELVREMVEADYDAAKRDALVKSHGFTAYNFHES; this is encoded by the coding sequence TTGAAGAAAGCTCTCATCACCGGCATTACTGGCCAGGATGGCGCGTACCTAGCGGAACTTTTACTGAAGAAGGGATATGAGGTGCACGGCATCAAGCGCCGCTCCTCGCTCTTCAATACCAACCGCATCGATCATCTATACGAAGACCCTCACATCCAGGGGCGGCACCTCATCCTCCATTATGGGGATTTGACGGATGCGAGCAGCCTGATCCACATTGTGCAGAAGGTACAGCCGGACGAGATCTACAACCTCGCTGCGCAGAGCCACGTGAAGGTCTCCTTCGAACAGCCGGAATACACGGCAAATGCGGATGCGATCGGTCCGCTGCGCCTGCTGGAGGCGATCCGCATCCTGGGTCTCGAGAAGACGACGCGCTTCTACCAGGCTTCCACCTCGGAGCTCTACGGACTGGTGCAGGAGATCCCGCAGAAAGAGACGACACCGTTCTATCCGCGCTCACCCTACGCGGTGGCCAAGCTCTACGCCTACTGGATCACGGTGAACTATCGTGAGGCGTATGGCATCTACGCCTGCAACGGTATTCTCTTCAATCACGAATCGCCGTTGCGTGGGGAGACTTTTGTCACGCGCAAGATCACGCGCGCGCTCTCGCGGATCAAGGCAGGGCTGCAGGAGACGCTGTGGATCGGCAACCTGGATGCTATGCGCGACTGGGGCCACGCCCGCGACTACATCGAGATGCAGTGGCTGATGCTGCAGCAACAGAAGCCGAAGGACTACGTCATTGCCACCGGTGAGCAGCATAGTGTGCGTGACTTCATTCACCTGACGGCTGAACTGTTGGAGATGCCGCTGCGCTGGGACGGCTCGGGTGTGGACGAGCGCGCTTACGACGATAAAGGCCGTTTGGTGGTGGCAGTCGATCCACGCTACTTCCGCCCAACCGAAGTGGAGACGCTGCTGGGTGATCCCTCGAAGGCCAGGCGCGAGCTGGGCTGGGTGCCGAAGATCAGCTTCCATGAGCTGGTGCGGGAGATGGTGGAGGCCGATTACGATGCGGCTAAACGCGATGCGCTGGTAAAGAGCCACGGCTTCACGGCTTACAACTTCCACGAGTCTTAA
- a CDS encoding glycosyltransferase WbuB: MRILLLGLNYSPELTGIGKYSGEMMEWLVEQGHEVRVVTAPPYYPEWKVREGYRWWEYRTEQSSAGVRIYRCPLYVPKRPNGWRRLLHLGSFATSSLPIMLRQLLWRPDIVMTIEPALFCAPTAALMAVLSGASAWLHVQDFEIDAAFDLELLPAGGSIHKFALFYERAIMQVFDRVSTISPNMVRRLTSKGVSKEKAILFPNWVNVDEVTASVPGALPNAYRHELGIRDDQIVLLYSGNLGHKQGLEILPQVAEALRERKDLHFVFCGDGAYRRPLERFAGSLPNVSLLHLQPRARLNELLNAADIHLLPQRADAADLVMPSKLTGMMASGRPVITTAVPGTQLADAVEGCGLVVPPGDVQAFTQAILALADARAERLEMGRTARCYAEEHMGRDYVLRRLEKEMRVLLASGPALEVSEQQ, translated from the coding sequence TTGCGGATACTTCTCCTAGGTCTGAACTACTCTCCAGAGTTGACTGGTATCGGAAAGTATTCAGGAGAGATGATGGAGTGGCTCGTGGAACAGGGCCACGAGGTGCGGGTAGTGACAGCTCCACCGTACTATCCGGAATGGAAGGTGAGGGAGGGCTACCGATGGTGGGAATACCGGACTGAACAGTCGTCTGCCGGAGTCCGCATCTATCGCTGTCCTCTCTATGTGCCGAAGCGGCCGAACGGATGGCGGCGGCTTCTCCACCTGGGCTCGTTTGCGACCAGCTCTCTTCCGATTATGTTGCGCCAGCTGCTCTGGCGGCCGGACATCGTGATGACCATTGAGCCGGCGCTGTTCTGTGCGCCGACGGCCGCGCTGATGGCTGTGTTGAGTGGCGCTTCGGCATGGCTGCATGTGCAGGACTTCGAGATCGACGCGGCCTTCGATCTGGAGCTGCTGCCGGCCGGCGGTTCGATCCATAAGTTCGCCTTGTTCTACGAGCGCGCCATCATGCAGGTCTTCGACCGGGTCTCGACGATCTCACCGAACATGGTGCGGCGGCTGACCTCGAAAGGTGTTTCGAAGGAAAAGGCGATTCTTTTTCCCAACTGGGTGAATGTGGACGAAGTGACGGCAAGCGTTCCGGGTGCGCTTCCCAATGCGTATCGCCACGAGTTGGGAATTCGCGATGACCAGATCGTGCTGCTCTATTCCGGCAATCTGGGCCACAAACAGGGGCTGGAGATTCTTCCTCAGGTGGCGGAGGCGTTACGTGAGCGAAAGGATCTGCACTTCGTTTTTTGCGGAGATGGCGCTTACCGGCGACCGCTCGAGCGATTTGCGGGGAGCCTTCCGAATGTCTCGCTGCTGCACCTGCAGCCGAGGGCGCGGCTCAATGAGCTTCTGAATGCAGCGGATATTCACCTGCTGCCGCAGCGCGCCGATGCTGCCGACCTGGTGATGCCGTCGAAGCTGACGGGCATGATGGCCAGCGGCCGGCCGGTGATCACTACGGCGGTTCCAGGTACGCAGCTGGCCGATGCGGTGGAAGGATGCGGCCTGGTGGTGCCTCCAGGAGATGTGCAGGCCTTTACCCAGGCAATTCTCGCACTCGCAGACGCGCGTGCAGAGCGGCTGGAAATGGGCCGCACTGCACGGTGTTATGCGGAGGAGCATATGGGGCGTGATTATGTCCTGCGCCGCTTGGAAAAGGAGATGCGCGTTCTGCTCGCGTCCGGGCCGGCGCTGGAAGTCTCCGAACAACAGTAA